In one window of Branchiostoma lanceolatum isolate klBraLanc5 chromosome 15, klBraLanc5.hap2, whole genome shotgun sequence DNA:
- the LOC136449299 gene encoding uncharacterized protein, with product MSIGVARSAISSVHLPIDRCNIGSHPLVTKLLKGVFHRRPPCPRYIETWDVSQVLTYLQHCCPANSLSLKQLTLKLVTLAALVSADRGQTLAALDLKFMTKHWNGFSWKVHTILKTSSQNKPSRTCFWPAFPQDRRLCIVVYLKEYLRRTSPFRGKEGGGEKLFLSYRRPHRPVGSTTIARWIKTVLELAGVDVSTYSAHSTRGASTSAAAAAGVSLTNILKAADWSRESTFQKFYRRETDMDRSAFGHAVLSTALESA from the coding sequence ATGTCTATTGGTGTAGCACGTTCTGCCATATCGTCAGTTCACCTCCCAATTGATAGGTGCAACATAGGCAGTCACCCTCTAGTAACCAAGCTCCTAAAAGGTGTTTTTCATCGTAGGCCCCCATGCCCGAGGTATATTGAAACCTGGGACGTTAGTCAGGTGCTGACGTATTTGCAGCACTGTTGCCCAGCTAATAGCCTCAGTCTGAAGCAGCTTACCCTTAAACTTGTAACCTTGGCAGCCTTGGTGTCAGCAGACAGAGGTCAGACCCTGGCTGCACTTGATTTGAAATTCATGACCAAACATTGGAATGGTTTTTCTTGGAAAGTCCATACTATTCTAAAGACTTCTAGCCAAAACAAGCCGTCTAGAACCTGTTTCTGGCCAGCCTTTCCTCAGGACAGGCGTTTGTGTATCGTGGTATACCTTAAGGAATACTTGAGAAGAACCTCCCCCTTTCGGGGGAAAGAAGGGGGGGGAGAGAAGCTATTCCTATCATACAGGCGGCCCCACAGGCCGGTGGGGTCTACAACTATTGCTAGATGGATTAAGACAGTCCTAGAACTAGCAGGCGTAGACGTGTCTACCTATTCAGCTCACTCTACAAGAGGGGCGTCCACTTCAGCAGCAGCAGCGGCCGGAGTGTCTCTGACCAACATCCTGAAGGCTGCAGATTGGTCCAGGGAGTCCACCTTCCAGAAGTTCTACCGACGGGAGACGGACATGGACCGTTCCGCCTTTGGGCATGCTGTGCTGTCCACGGCTCTGGAGTCTGCATAA
- the LOC136449298 gene encoding uncharacterized protein gives MVLKGAVVPVEPCEGQFISSIFLVPKSSGGMRPVINLKRLNTFVQKEHCKFESLELVKELWRQGDYMVTLDLKDAYFTIPIWLQDRKFLRFSWRNQLWEFQCLPFGLTTAPRVFTKVLRPVVAILRKQGLLIVIYLDDLIILARSPEQCLAHIAVARDLLETLGFVLNLEKSRLVPSQVVTFLGFILDSQSMTLSLPEAKVVKVEEECQHCLSLRTMSARHLASVIGLLESTRQAIMQAPLHYRALQTLLNQALEREGSFDSITSLSPPAKDDLQWWVNHVRGVNGRRVFVPTDLTIFSDASLQGWGACCNGQRTGGRWSQLEAGNHINWLELQAAFLALKSFASKQDHHVLLKLDNTTAVAYINRMGGTKSPTLAALALEIWHWALQKGLMLSASHLPGLDITEADSCSRVFQDKTEWQLDRSVFLQINAQTDFSLTIDLFASRLNAQLPRFVAWRPDPMAVAVNALDMDWYQLGLAYAFPPFSLVFRVLRKVQTDHATVMLVAPVWRAQAWYPKLLHMLYDRPTLLPHRRDLLFLPHNKEHHPLFPRLKLAVWPVSGDSCKVEAFLQELQSSSCQPGERVPLDSINHLGDDGVAGVIAGVSIPFQGL, from the coding sequence ATGGTATTAAAAGGGGCTGTGGTTCCGGTGGAACCTTGCGAGGGTCAATTCATTTCGAGCATTTTTCTAGTTCCAAAGTCATCAGGGGGGATGAGGCCTGTAATAAATTTAAAGCGGTTGAACACGTTTGTGCAAAAGGAACATTGCAAATTCGAGAGTCTAGAGCTCGTAAAGGAGCTCTGGAGGCAAGGGGATTACATGGTAACTTTAGATCTGAAGGATGCTTACTTCACAATTCCTATTTGGCTACAAGACCGCAAATTTCTTCGCTTCTCTTGGAGGAACCAACTCTGGGAGTTCCAATGTCTCCCGTTCGGGTTGACCACGGCGCCCAGGGTTTTCACGAAGGTCTTGCGCCCGGTCGTTGCGATTCTGAGAAAGCAGGGCCTTCTAATAGTGATCTACTTAGACGATCTAATAATTCTAGCGAGGTCACCAGAGCAATGTCTGGCACATATCGCAGTAGCCAGGGACCTTTTGGAGACTCTGGGCTTCGTGCTGAACTTAGAAAAATCCCGGCTAGTGCCATCACAAGTGGTAACTTTTCTAGGTTTCATTCTGGACTCACAATCAATGACACTTTCACTCCCAGAAGCGAAAGTGGTCAAGGTCGAGGAAGAATGTCAGCATTGTCTTTCTCTTCGAACTATGTCAGCCAGACACCTGGCAAGTGTTATAGGCCTGCTAGAATCTACAAGACAGGCTATCATGCAAGCTCCCCTGCATTACAGGGCACTGCAAACTCTACTAAATCAGGCATTAGAACGGGAAGGTTCTTTCGACTCAATAACCAGCCTATCCCCTCCGGCGAAAGACGACCTCCAGTGGTGGGTCAACCACGTTCGCGGGGTCAACGGACGAAGGGTCTTCGTTCCCACAGATTTGACTATCTTTTCCGATGCGTCCCTTCAAGGGTGGGGGGCATGTTGCAATGGCCAGAGAACCGGGGGTCGTTGGTCCCAGCTAGAGGCAGGGAACCACATAAACTGGCTAGAACTCCAGGCAGCCTTCCTTGCACTGAAATCCTTTGCATCAAAGCAGGATCATCACGTTCTCCTGAAGCTGGACAATACAACAGCAGTTGCCTACATAAACCGTATGGGGGGGACGAAGTCCCCAACACTAGCAGCCCTAGCACTAGAAATATGGCATTGGGCACTACAGAAGGGTTTAATGCTTTCTGCCAGTCACCTCCCAGGTCTGGACATTACGGAAGCAGATTCCTGCTCCCGAGTATTTCAGGACAAGACAGAATGGCAGCTAGACAGGTCAGTGTTTCTGCAGATCAATGCTCAGACAGATTTTTCTCTCACCATAGACCTCTTTGCGTCGCGCCTGAATGCTCAACTGCCGAGGTTCGTAGCATGGCGTCCCGACCCCATGGCAGTAGCAGTGAATGCCCTAGACATGGATTGGTATCAGCTAGGTCTGGCCTATGCCTTCCCTCCATTCAGTCTAGTGTTCAGAGTCCTCAGGAAAGTTCAGACGGATCATGCGACAGTGATGCTAGTAGCACCAGTTTGGAGAGCACAAGCATGGTACCCCAAGCTCCTTCACATGCTGTACGACAGGCCAACCCTCCTCCCCCACAGGCGGGATCTGTTGTTTCTGCCACACAACAAGGAGCATCACCCGTTGTTCCCACGTCTGAAGCTAGCCGTGTGGCCTGTATCAGGCGACAGTTGCAAGGTCGAGGCCTTTCTTCAGGAGCTTCAGAGCTCATCTTGTCAGCCTGGAGAGAGAGTACCTCTCGACAGTATCAATCATCTTGGGGACGATGGTGTAGCTGGTGTGATCGCAGGGGTGTCGATCCCGTTTCAGGGCCTGTAG